The genomic window CGCCGCACAGAGATGCCCGAGCCGCACACGCTCCACCGCCGATACCTTCGTCAACAACCCCGCGAGGAATCCTCCCGCGAAAGCGTCACCGGCGCCGATCTTCTCGACGACGTCGAGCGTCAGGGCCGGGACGTCGACGCGTGAGGAACCGTCGAATGCGGTCACGACGTGGGCGTCGTTCTTGACGATCAAGTGCCGTGGCTCGGGAAATTCGGCTCGTAACGCTGCGGGGTCACAGATACCGAACACGAGCTCGGCCTCGTCCGCCCCCATCAAGACGATGTCGCTAGCGCGAACGTGGTCGGCAAGAATCGTCGGAGCTCGATCGATCCTGCTCCCCCACAGTGCAGGACGGAAGTTCAGATCGAAGCTCACGGAGGATGGGGATGCGAGGAGCGCACGGGTCATCGATTCAGCGGACTCCGACAGAGCAACCGTGATGCCCGAGAAATGTACGACCTCCGCAGCGTCGATCAACTCGGCGGACAGATCTTCGACCGACAATGCACTGGCCGCGGAACCTGTTCTGAAATAGGTCATCCGGCTCTCGCCCGACCCGAGATCGCCCCCGATGCCCGTTCCGGATCCGCGTTCTTTGACGTACATGCCGGTGGGCCGGCTCGCGTCGACTGCGACACCCGAGACGTCAACACCGGATTCGTCCAGCTGACGCACAAGATATCGCCCGAACCCGTCGTCACCTACCCGGGAAATCCACGAAGTCGACACACCGAGCTGCACCAGCACACGGGCAACGTTCGATTCGGCACCGCCCGCCGTTCGCGAGAACGTCGCGGAGTCTTCCAGGGCGCCGGGCTCGGCCACGAGAACCACGAGACCTTCTCCCACGCATACCGCGCGAGGCGATGAGTACAAGAGATCTCCTTCGAATGCTTGCGGCCGTGACCCTGTTGCATGCACACTACAAACCATAAACATTCTACGCAACCAGCGTTGCAAAATACGCAACGCACACGCTGCATGAGCTCGGAGGTCACCACCTTGATCGACTCGGACGCCGTCTGCGCACTACGAGCACTCGCGATCGGACCCGAACACAAATCGCTGCCGCCGCGGGCATGGGGACTATCGGTCGAGGACTTCGTCGCCGAAAATCCCTCCGTGAGCCTGTTCCAAACGCCTTTGCTGACGCTGGACAACCGCCGTATCGACCACAATATCGGCGTCATGGCCGCGTGGGCGGCGGAGGCCGGCGTCGAGCTCGCACCCCATGGCAAGACCACGATGGCGCCGGCTCTGTGGAAACGTCAGCTCGATTCCGGTTCGTGGGCAATAACGTTGGCGACGATCTGGCAAGTGCAGCTGGCGCGCACCTTCGGTGTCGAGCGAATCATGTTGGCGAATGCTCTCGTCGACCCCGTCGGATTGCGCTGGCTTGCAGCAGAACTCGACGAGCATCCCCAGTTCGATTTCTACTGTTGGGCAGACGGACTCGACACCGTTGCGGCAATGAATGCAACTCTGAGCGAGATCGGGGCGGCGAGAAAGGTGAACGTCGTCGTCGAGCTGGGTGGCGATCACGGCCGAACGGGAGCACGCACGGTCGCGCAGGCCCGCGCGGTTGCCGACGCAATTGCCGCTTCGCCTCATCTCGCACTTGCCGGGGTCGGCGGATACGAGGGCGCGCTCAGCCACGACCGGTCCGAGGCAGGTTTGACCGCCGTGGCGAACTATCTGGATACCGTCGCGACCCTTCACGCCGAACTCGACGCTGCTGGTCTCTACGGTGATCACGCTGTCGTAACCGCAGGTGGGAGCGCCTATCAGGACCTCGTCGTCCGGCACTTGGCCCATCTCGCCGACCAGAACGGTACGCGTGGCGTCGCAACATCGGTCGTCGTGCGCTCCGGTGCGTACATCATCCACGACGACGGCTTCTACTCTCAGATATCACCGATGATTCCGAGTCGATCGGACCGCCCGCTCGAAGCTGCGATGCACGGCTGGGCCCGCGTTGTGTCCCGGCCGGAACCGGGGCTCGCACTCCTCGATGCAGGCAAACGTGACCTCCCGTACGACGAGGGCCTGCCGAAGCCACAATCCGTCGAGGGTGAGATCACCGCCCTCAACGACCAGCACGCTTTCCTTAGATTCGATCCCGACCCATCGAAGGCTCCGATAGGAAGCATTGTTCGCCTTGGCCTTTCGCACCCGTGCACTGCATTCGACAAATGGCGCCTCGTTCCCATCGTCGACGACGCCGATTCCGACGATCCTCGTGTGGTGGATCTCGTCCACACCTTCTTCTAGGAGCGAGAAAATGAAGCTACTTGTTCGCGGCGCCGACGTCGTCGACGGCACAGGATCGTCGCGGATCCGACGTGATGTTCTCGTCGACGGCGGCCGCATCGCAGCCGTCACCGAACCGGGAGTTCTCGTCGGGGCCGACCGTGTGATCGACGCATCGCCCGGGCATGTTCTGTGCCCCGGTTTCATCGATATGCACGCACACTCGGATCTCCGACTACTCACCGATCCCGGGCATTTCCCGAAGATCAGTCAAGGCGTCACAACCGAGGTGATCGGCCAGGACGGCATTGCGTACGCCCCCATCGACGACGCGACACTCGACGTAGTTCGGCGTCAGATCGCCGGGTGGAACGGCAACCCGTCCGATCTCGACTTTTCGTGGCGCTCCGTCGCCGAGTACTTGGCGCGTCTGGATCAGGGCATCACGCCCAACGCGGCCTACCTGGTTCCCCAGGGAACGCTCCGGTACCTGGCCGTCGGAGGAGATCAACGGCCCGCGACACCTCGCGAAATCTCCCGTATGCAAGAGCTTCTCGCCGAAGGTCTCAGTGAGGGCGCAGTCGGAATGTCGAGCGGTTTGACGTACACGCCGGGGATGTACGCCGACACAAGCGAACTGCGCGCACTATGCGAGGTAGTCGCCGACTTCGGTGGCTTCTACGCTCCACACACCCGCTCGTACGGCGCAGGAGCGCTGGAGGCATATCAAGAGATGCTCGACCTGGCTCGTGATACCGGCTGTGCACTGCATCTGACGCACGCGACGATGAACTTCGGCGTGAACCGTGGCCGCGCAGCGGAATTCCTCGACGAGGTCGACTCCGCCATCGCAGACGGGTGCGATGTCACGCTCGATACCTACCCGTACCTACCCGGCGCAACGACACTTTCGGCGTTGTTGCCGAGTTGGGCAATGTCGGGCGGACCCGATCAAGCTCTCGCCAGAATGGACTCTCCCGAGATGCGTACTCGAATCACCGAGGACGTGAACGTGAACGGGTCCGATGGATGCCACGGCGTCACGGTCGAGTGGGAGACCATTCAGATCAGCGGTGTCGCACACTCCGACCTGGACTCCTACGTAGGAAAGACGATGATCGAAATCGCAGCCGAACGCGGTGAATCCCCCGTCGACTCGTTCTTCGACATCCTGCGGCGCGATCAACTGGCGACGACGATTCTGCAGCACGTCGGGCACGAGGAGAACGTCCGCGCCATCATGGCTCACCCGCATCACATGGGTGGTAGCGACGCCATCCTCGTCGGCGAACGGCCACACCCTCGTGCGTGGGGCACATTCCCGCGCTATCTCGGGCACTACGTGCGCGAGGAGAAACTTCTCGGTTTGGAGGACTGCATCAATCATCTGACAGGGCGGCCTGCGCAGCGTCTGGGACTGACGGACAGAGGCACCATCGCCGAAGGAAATGCCGCTGATCTGGTTCTGTTCGACCCCGACACCGTCAAAGACAAAGCCACATTCGAGAATCCGAAGCAACAGGCCCTCGGCATCAGCCATGTAATGGTCAACGGCTCCCTTGCCATCGACGAGGGCGCACCTACCGGCAATCTTGCCGGCCACTCACTGCGTGCTGCCCGATGAGCGCCCTAGAGACGATTCTCGACGATCGCGCGCTCGCTGTCGTTCGGGCACCGTCGATCTCCGATCCCGTTGCGCTGGCCGACGCCTTGGCCCGCGGCGGCATCAGGGCCGTCGAACTGACCTTCACGACGCCAGGGGTGCTCGAACTCCTGCGCGCCGCCGCCGACGCCGGAGCCGTGATCGGCGCAGGAACGGTGTTGACCGCCGAGCAGGCACGCGCCGCGATCGACTCCGGTGCGCAGTTCCTCGTCACGCCGGGGCTTCGGCGTCACGTTGCGGAGATCGCCGCCGATCGCGGGATTCCCGTCATGATGGGCGCTCTGACACCCACCGAGGTTCTGGACGCTATGGACCTCGGGGCAGCAGCCGTGAAGATCTTCCCGGCACGGGCACTCGGTCCAGCCCACTTCAAGGATCTACTGGGGCCGCTTCCGGACGCCAAACTGGTCCCCTCGGGCGGCGTCAACGCATCGAATGCCCCCGATTTCCTCGCTCACGGCGCGGTTGCCGTGACGGCAGGCACCGACGTCGTCTCACCGGCGGCTGTCGAAGCAGGCGACTGGGAAGGTATCGCCTCACGCGCAAGAGCATTCATCGAATCACTGGGCCCCGTTTCCCAGTCATCTCCGGGCTCCGCGCCCACATCGAAAGGTAACCAATGAGCACCGCTGTCGACTGGCTCAGGACATCGACCCCTGGCCTTCTCGTTCTGTGTGGCCTCGCCATCGCAGTACTTCTCGTCGTCATCATCAAGGTCAAACTCGAGCCGTTCGTCGCGCTTCTGATCGTCGGGCTCGGCCTGGCACTGGCTGCAGGTCTGCCGGTGTCCGAGATCGTCGGGACCGCGATCAAGAGCAACGAGTCTCTCCTCGAGACCGGATTCGGCGGGATTCTCGGCCACATCGCCGTGATCATCGGACTCGGCACCGTGCTCGGCGCCATCCTGGAACGATCAGGCGGCGCACAAGCGTTGACATCGAAGCTGCTCGGAGTGTTCGGCGACCGCGGGGCTCCGATTGCGATGGGACTGCTCGGCTTGATCTTCGGCATACCGGTCTTCTTCGACATCGGCATTTTCGTGCTCGCGCCGCTGGTCTACGTCGCCGCGCGGCAAGGCGGAAAGTCCCTCGTGCTGTACGCACTACCGATGCTCGCGGGCCTGTCCATGACACACGCATTCCTGCCGCCGCATCCCGGACCGGTTGCGCTCGGCGGACTCCTCGAAGTCAATCTCGGATGGCTGATCCTGATGGGATTCGTGTGCGGAATACCAGGATTCATCGCAGCAGGCTTGGCGTGGGGCAGTTGGATCGGCAAGCGCGTCATCGTGGAAGTACCGGAGGACTTCATCAACGAAGCCGACGACGACGTCGAGCCGACCGGCGGCACCGCCGTCACGACCAAGCGTCCGGTCGTCACCACTCCCCCGTCGGTCGGGCTCATCGGTGCAATCATTGCGGTCCCGCTGGTCCTCATCCTCGGCGCAACCTTTGGAAGCATCCTCCTCGATCCAGGCAACCTGCTCGAGGTGTTGACCTTCCTCGGCACGCCCGCCGTCGCGCTACTCATCGCCGTTCTGATCGCGTTCTATGTGCTCGGGATCAGGCGTGGATCGACCGTTCAGCAGCTGAGCACGCTGACCGGTGAATCGCTGCGTCCGGTCGGCATGTTGCTGTTGGTCGTCGGTGCAGGCGCGTTCTTCGGAAAGGTCATCTCTGCCACCGGAATCGGAACCGCGCTCGCCGACGCCATGGCCGCAGCCGGACTACCGATCATCGTGCTCGCCTACGTCATCAGCTGTGCGCTGCGCATCGCCCAAGGTTCGGCGACGGTAGCAATCGTGACAACAGGCGGAATCGTCGGGCCGCTCGTTGCGGCACAGGACTACTCACCGATGGCAACGGCACTGGTCGCAATGTCGATCGCCGCTGGTTCGATCATCCTGAGCCACGTCAACGACGGTGGGTTCTGGATCATCGCAAAGTTCTTCAACATGACCGTCAAGCAAACGCTGCAGACGTGGACGGTGCTCGAGACGATCTTGTCGGTGGTCAGTTTCGCCGTGGCGGCGGTGCTGTTCGCGATCGTCGCCTAGCCATCCCATGTGAACGCAAATACATAGCAGCCTAAGTATTTTCGTTCACATGGGGCCGAGCTGGTCACCGACGAAATGAGTATTGTCCGCGGACAACTCACGGTGACCGGCCCGCGCGACGAGATCGTCGATTCGGCCATCCAAGCTGTGCGCCTTCTGCATTACGTCCATGGTCTTCAGATCACCCTCCGCGCGGGTGACGAGATCCGCCACGCGAACCAGCGCGGCGACGCGATCGATCAACTGTGCCCACACCGTGTCCAGAGCAGCCCGCCGACTGCCGACCTGCGCGCGGGTGGCGTCGTCGAACATCATTGCGGCGATTCCGTCGAGCTCGTCGTCGATGTCGCGCAACGAATTCACGTCGACCGCGACCTGGGTGAGCTCCTCGACGAGGTCCAGCTGCGTACGTTGAACCACGAAATGTTCAGACCGCCATGCAGGCGAGGACTGCACCTGATCGAACGCCGATCCCGCGAGGAAGAGCATTGTCTCGTAGCGGTCCGAGAACGCGTCGTGCTGCTGGTCCGCGAACTCCGCCATCACGACCGCGGCGCGATCGCCGAGCTCCTCGAAACGAGTGTTTTTCGAGACCTCGGCGACGCGAACGGCTGCGGAATCCAGGAGAGACAGACCCGCCCGTTCCACCACCGTTCCCGATTCCCGCTTCGGAACCGGAGTGTGGGTCAGGGCATCGAAAAGCGCGTCACGCTCGTCGAGATCGAGATGTAGACCTTCGCGCCGGTCCTTCCGCACTGCCCGAACGCCACTAGCGTAGTGACGAGGGGACATGACCACAGAGGTCCGTAGGTGATCGAGTCGCTTGGCCAGCTCGGCAGCACGAAGTCGATACACGAGCGCGGACCCTGGCTTGTTCTTCGTCTCTTTCGCGAGCCACCTGCGACGCTCGTCCTCGAGAACGCGAATGGCGCTGAACCCGCCGATCGACGGCATGGTCTTACCCGCGCGACGCCTCGCCGCTAGTACAGTCCTGACCGGCTCGTCGAGCCGGCCGGCGGCGATGGCGAGAGCCGCGGCATCGGACAAGAGGGGACGTCGCCCATCGAGACGTGTTTGTTCACACCAACGGCGCACACGTTCTTCGACGCGTTCGCGGTCGGAACCGATCTCGAGGTGTTCTGGCATCTCCACGCTCCTTGGCTGTGTTCCGAACTCCACTGTTCCAGAACTTGCGACGTCGCGGCGGAGACAGGTCACGCCGCGATTCGGCCGATCGCCGTCAAAAGGTTAGCCACGGCCAGTACCTGTTGCACTCGGCTCCGAATACTCGATATGGAAAGCAACGCAGCGGTCGACCAGGCAGGTTGTCACTCGCCTGGTCGCCGTTCGCGATGGCTCGATGATTCACTTCGGATTCCGAACCACGATTGTTGGCAGCATCACAGCACCAAATGGTTGGCGCAGGCCACATCACTGGGCATGTTGGTAAGGGCTACGAAACATCGTTGACACATATGGCGACCGTGTAACAGTTCTGAGAGGCGAAACGACTCACTCCTCAGGACGCGAACAAAAGGAGACGATGTGACTTTGCAGATTGATTCACTCGCTATCACCGCCGACGAAGCACGCACGCACGACACGCAGATCGACCAGCTCGATGAGCAGGTTGCCGCCTTGGACGCCGATATCCTCGGCGCCATCGAACTTCGCACCGAGCTGGTGCGCAAGCTTGCTGCCGCCACGAGCGACGCAGCTATCACGGCTGAGACATCAGCGTACGAAGACCTCGGTTCCGACGGCTCGGCATTCTCGCGAATGCTCGCTCGCATTGCCTCGGTAGCCCGCTAGGTCGTTACGTCCCCCTCCTTCGTTTGCAACGAGGCCCCGATCGGTTCAACCGGTCGGGGCCTCGTCGTTTTCGAAGAAGCTCTCAGAGAGCGCGCGTCGCACCGCCGTCGACGGTGACCGTCGAACCCGTGATGTAGGACGCTGCGGGTGAGGCCAGGAATGCGACGGTACGTCCCAGTTCCTCCGGTTCGCCGATTCTCCCCAGAGGAATGCGAGCGAGCGCGTCGTCCGACAACTGTCCTCCCCTGGCCGTGTCGAAACGCCCAGGAAGCACGCTGACCACACGGATACCGCGTGGCCCCACCTCGTCGGCAATGTCTTTTCCGACCATGGCCAGACCGGGACGCAGACCGTTCGAGATACCTAGACCTGTCAGTGGAGATTTCACCGACGTCGACAGGACGAGCACAATTGCACCTCCCTCGGTCATCGCGGCGGACGCTGCTCGAGCGAGTCGGACCGCTCCGAGGAAGACCGACGTGAACGCGCTCTCCCAGTCCTCGTCGGAGGCGCCCAATGCAGTGCTCGGCGGCGGTCCGCCGACGCTGACGACAAGACCGTCGAGCTTCCCCCAGTGCGCCAGAGCCGACTCCACCAGCAGTTCGGCGCTGGCGGGATGGCCGTTGTCGGCGACCATGCCGTGGACAGCGTTTGGACGATGTGCACCGAGATCGGTGACGGCGTCGTCGACCTTGGTCTGCGACCGAGACGACACGGTCACCTTCGCGCCTTCACGAAGCAGTTCTCGTGCACTGGCGAGACCAAGCCCCTCGGTTCCTCCTGTGACCACGAACGCTTTGCCCGACAGACCCAAATCCATGAACTCTCCTCTTCGACGAAAAACCTAGAACACAGCTCTTCGCTCGTTCCCGCTGCCCCATCTTGCTACAGGGCGCAGATCAAAATCGAATGCCGCGGGAACCGTTCCGACGAATCAGCGATGAGTTTGCGATTCGTTCGGTGTCCATACCTGTGAGACCCACACCGAGGTCGCCCACAGCCACCGATGCCAAATGGAGAGCCCCTATGTCCCGAATGCTGTTCGCCAACATGCCCGTCGAGAACGTCGATGCCACCCGCACATTCTTCGCAGGGCTCGGATTCGAGTTCAACGACATGTTCAGCGACGAGAACTGCGTGTCGATGATCATCAGTGACCACGCCACGGTGATGTTCCTGTCGGAGAGCCGCTTCAAGGACTTCATTTCCGACAGCATCACCGACACCACTCAGTCCCGCGAAGTACTGATGTGCATCAGCGCCGACAGCCGCGACGAAGTCGACTCGCTCGTCGACTCGGCGATCGCAGCAGGCGGATCTAGCTGGATGGAACCCCAGGATCACGGGTTCATGTACGGCCGCGCCTTTCGCGACCTCGACAATCACGTGTGGGAAGTGATGTGGATGGATCCGAGCGCCGTATCGCCGGAGTAGGGCTGACTCCCGGGCGGCGGCGGCCGCCCGGGTTTTGCCGACCTCCAAACCCGCGATAGCCGAATCCGTGGCCGCTACAACCGTTCGGGAAGTCCGAACCGTTCGAACAACCGAAGATCGAAGAAGCACGCCACGTGTGCTACGCCGCCGGCGGTGACGTCCACCACGTGCAGCTGGAACGCCTCGTGTACGCCTGCCTCGTTGCGCATGTACAGGCCATAGGCGGGCTGCCCATTGGCCGATGTCGCGACCATTCGCATGTCGCCTGCCTTCTGCGCAGGGCAGTTGCCGCGGATGAGGTTTCCGATGTTCTCCCCGCCCTGGTACCACCCGACGAAAGGCGGCATCTCCCACACCGCGTCGTCGGTGAACAGCTGCACGAGCTGGTCGATGTCGTAGCGTTCGAAACTGTCCACGTATTTCGCGAGCAATTCGCGCGTTTCCGCTGCCGCCGGCTCGACGACCGTGTCCTCGGTCGGCGTGATCTCGTCGAGCTGCGCTCGTGCGCGCTGAAGCAGACTGTTGACGGCGGTTGTCGTCGTCGCCAGCGCTTCGGCTACCTCGGAAGCCTTCCACTGCAGTACCTCGCGCATCAGCAGAGCGGCCCGCTGTCGCGGAGAGAGATGCTGCAGGGCAGCCACGAAGGCCAGGCGAATCGATTCCTTTTCGACGACGATGGCGGCGGGGTCATCGGAGTTGTCGAACTCGGAGTCGGCGATGGGCTCGAGCCAGCTGATCTCGTGCTGGGCAACCAATTCGTCGGTCGGATCCGAGCTGGGTGCGCCCAATCCCGTGGGCAACGGGCGCTTCGACTTAC from Rhodococcus sp. P1Y includes these protein-coding regions:
- a CDS encoding sugar kinase; translated protein: MYSSPRAVCVGEGLVVLVAEPGALEDSATFSRTAGGAESNVARVLVQLGVSTSWISRVGDDGFGRYLVRQLDESGVDVSGVAVDASRPTGMYVKERGSGTGIGGDLGSGESRMTYFRTGSAASALSVEDLSAELIDAAEVVHFSGITVALSESAESMTRALLASPSSVSFDLNFRPALWGSRIDRAPTILADHVRASDIVLMGADEAELVFGICDPAALRAEFPEPRHLIVKNDAHVVTAFDGSSRVDVPALTLDVVEKIGAGDAFAGGFLAGLLTKVSAVERVRLGHLCAAGALTAHGDVATVPTTSDLAAALSLSDARWSSAVFTDLVSG
- a CDS encoding alanine racemase; amino-acid sequence: MSSEVTTLIDSDAVCALRALAIGPEHKSLPPRAWGLSVEDFVAENPSVSLFQTPLLTLDNRRIDHNIGVMAAWAAEAGVELAPHGKTTMAPALWKRQLDSGSWAITLATIWQVQLARTFGVERIMLANALVDPVGLRWLAAELDEHPQFDFYCWADGLDTVAAMNATLSEIGAARKVNVVVELGGDHGRTGARTVAQARAVADAIAASPHLALAGVGGYEGALSHDRSEAGLTAVANYLDTVATLHAELDAAGLYGDHAVVTAGGSAYQDLVVRHLAHLADQNGTRGVATSVVVRSGAYIIHDDGFYSQISPMIPSRSDRPLEAAMHGWARVVSRPEPGLALLDAGKRDLPYDEGLPKPQSVEGEITALNDQHAFLRFDPDPSKAPIGSIVRLGLSHPCTAFDKWRLVPIVDDADSDDPRVVDLVHTFF
- a CDS encoding N-acyl-D-amino-acid deacylase family protein, whose product is MKLLVRGADVVDGTGSSRIRRDVLVDGGRIAAVTEPGVLVGADRVIDASPGHVLCPGFIDMHAHSDLRLLTDPGHFPKISQGVTTEVIGQDGIAYAPIDDATLDVVRRQIAGWNGNPSDLDFSWRSVAEYLARLDQGITPNAAYLVPQGTLRYLAVGGDQRPATPREISRMQELLAEGLSEGAVGMSSGLTYTPGMYADTSELRALCEVVADFGGFYAPHTRSYGAGALEAYQEMLDLARDTGCALHLTHATMNFGVNRGRAAEFLDEVDSAIADGCDVTLDTYPYLPGATTLSALLPSWAMSGGPDQALARMDSPEMRTRITEDVNVNGSDGCHGVTVEWETIQISGVAHSDLDSYVGKTMIEIAAERGESPVDSFFDILRRDQLATTILQHVGHEENVRAIMAHPHHMGGSDAILVGERPHPRAWGTFPRYLGHYVREEKLLGLEDCINHLTGRPAQRLGLTDRGTIAEGNAADLVLFDPDTVKDKATFENPKQQALGISHVMVNGSLAIDEGAPTGNLAGHSLRAAR
- a CDS encoding bifunctional 4-hydroxy-2-oxoglutarate aldolase/2-dehydro-3-deoxy-phosphogluconate aldolase, with product MSALETILDDRALAVVRAPSISDPVALADALARGGIRAVELTFTTPGVLELLRAAADAGAVIGAGTVLTAEQARAAIDSGAQFLVTPGLRRHVAEIAADRGIPVMMGALTPTEVLDAMDLGAAAVKIFPARALGPAHFKDLLGPLPDAKLVPSGGVNASNAPDFLAHGAVAVTAGTDVVSPAAVEAGDWEGIASRARAFIESLGPVSQSSPGSAPTSKGNQ
- a CDS encoding GntP family permease, translating into MSTAVDWLRTSTPGLLVLCGLAIAVLLVVIIKVKLEPFVALLIVGLGLALAAGLPVSEIVGTAIKSNESLLETGFGGILGHIAVIIGLGTVLGAILERSGGAQALTSKLLGVFGDRGAPIAMGLLGLIFGIPVFFDIGIFVLAPLVYVAARQGGKSLVLYALPMLAGLSMTHAFLPPHPGPVALGGLLEVNLGWLILMGFVCGIPGFIAAGLAWGSWIGKRVIVEVPEDFINEADDDVEPTGGTAVTTKRPVVTTPPSVGLIGAIIAVPLVLILGATFGSILLDPGNLLEVLTFLGTPAVALLIAVLIAFYVLGIRRGSTVQQLSTLTGESLRPVGMLLLVVGAGAFFGKVISATGIGTALADAMAAAGLPIIVLAYVISCALRIAQGSATVAIVTTGGIVGPLVAAQDYSPMATALVAMSIAAGSIILSHVNDGGFWIIAKFFNMTVKQTLQTWTVLETILSVVSFAVAAVLFAIVA
- a CDS encoding SDR family oxidoreductase, yielding MDLGLSGKAFVVTGGTEGLGLASARELLREGAKVTVSSRSQTKVDDAVTDLGAHRPNAVHGMVADNGHPASAELLVESALAHWGKLDGLVVSVGGPPPSTALGASDEDWESAFTSVFLGAVRLARAASAAMTEGGAIVLVLSTSVKSPLTGLGISNGLRPGLAMVGKDIADEVGPRGIRVVSVLPGRFDTARGGQLSDDALARIPLGRIGEPEELGRTVAFLASPAASYITGSTVTVDGGATRAL
- a CDS encoding VOC family protein translates to MSRMLFANMPVENVDATRTFFAGLGFEFNDMFSDENCVSMIISDHATVMFLSESRFKDFISDSITDTTQSREVLMCISADSRDEVDSLVDSAIAAGGSSWMEPQDHGFMYGRAFRDLDNHVWEVMWMDPSAVSPE
- a CDS encoding sigma-70 family RNA polymerase sigma factor, which produces MTATVAEGDAFVAQFDPYRRELLAHCYRMTGSIHDAEDLVQETYIRAWRGYSKFEGRSSMRTWLYRIATNTCLTALDGKSKRPLPTGLGAPSSDPTDELVAQHEISWLEPIADSEFDNSDDPAAIVVEKESIRLAFVAALQHLSPRQRAALLMREVLQWKASEVAEALATTTTAVNSLLQRARAQLDEITPTEDTVVEPAAAETRELLAKYVDSFERYDIDQLVQLFTDDAVWEMPPFVGWYQGGENIGNLIRGNCPAQKAGDMRMVATSANGQPAYGLYMRNEAGVHEAFQLHVVDVTAGGVAHVACFFDLRLFERFGLPERL